DNA sequence from the Littorina saxatilis isolate snail1 linkage group LG9, US_GU_Lsax_2.0, whole genome shotgun sequence genome:
atttgtgtgtggtgtcCATCATTGATTAAACGTTCCACAAACTAACCATTCTTGTTTTAGATACCAAACACATTTGTAAAAATTCCGACAATAACCTCTAAATGCAGAGTTTTTTCAAATGTTAGCAACACcttaaaagaaacaaaaactttaCTCTTTCTTTCCGCAAACGGCTCCTTACATCTTAAACCCTCCCTTCTCGAGAAGGCTTGGACACCAAAGCGGGGAAACCACTGAGCGCCTGGTGCGAGTGTAATTAACCCATTAGATCAATCAGTCTGATGCGATCTGGACTCTGTTCATCAGTCTGACCACCCACACCTCAGACAGTATCGACTGGTGCCACACATTAAGAAGTGGGGTCGACCAGAACATTTTTAAAGGTTACAAGAGTGTTCGggttcagagacatcctgcttgctgccgcgagAGCctagaaaatgttccctcttaatcttcactgcgctggctgcaaaactcctccacgcggaggtgtttttaGACAGGTCAGACACGGAGTGTGTTGCGGAGATGGGCTCAGTGAAGTTTCTGTATGTAAGATGCAAACAAGAGTTTGTGAGACGTCACCGAAGCTCGGCTGGCTTGAATACGAGGGGACTGCTTCAGAATGCTTAGACGTTCTGATTGTGTTTAGATGCTCTGAAGATCGGCGTGGGATTGTTACTTTGGGgacttttgagaaaaaaacaattcgcagaagaaaaaaacgattcgcaaaagaaaaaaataaccgATATCAGCTAGTGTACTGTCAGTAAAGTTGATGTGTAAGAGTGTTGTGGGTTAACCGCCGTTATAGGGCCGAGGGAGAggggtggtggtgttttttttctcgaaaagcAGCGTAGTTGATGTGTGAGATACACACACTCAGTCTCAGTGTCGCCGTGTAGACAGAGACTGACTGAAATACAGCTCAAAAGATATTAAGTTTAAAACTGAGTTGTTATCAGGGTTAGGTTTCTCTACCAACAACCAAAGTGACATTTAACTGGGTTAATCGCCATGACTTTTTGCAAGAAGGAGAAGGATAGTTGTATTGAAGACTCCTAGTCCTATCTTTGTTGCAGCGGACCCGTTCCAAAGTGTGGTCAAAATAGGAACAACACTGAACATAAAAGGACTTTAATAATAACCGTTTAATGGCAACCACACGCCATAGAATCACCAACCTCCACCACCTCTCCTCCCCCGTCCCACTCaagctctcccccccccccccccagccaaacaCAAGATCGCACCGAATCGCGAGACTGTAGAGTACGCGGTTAGTGGAcgacacagagatatagaatattctatatgACTCTGTGATAGGCGACCACTGCTGTGTGCATAGTCCAGTTTCAACGCTGGACAGTCCGTGCCAGTCCCCACCACAGCAGCATCCTACACCATCACCAGAGATTGACCACAGGTCACTCAACTCCGGGTTGGTGACCACGCCGGCGGGAGTTAGGAAAGACCACATGTCAAGGGAGTGTAGAGACAGATAGACCACTGAGCTATTAGACAGAGACTGTCGCACGAGCTTCCCAAGATTCCTTTCCGTTTCCTGTCGGATGTGCCAATCAGGGGACACTACTACTGTGACAGCGTGAGAGCCCTTGTTAGTGAACTTCAAGAGTGCGTCTGAGGAATTCTGTTGTGTGTTTGGGAATGTGGAGGATTGGTGGAATTCGGTCTTTGTTGGGAGTGGTATATTGTGTTTGATTTCTTTcgatacttttttttctcctctttGTGGATTGCGATGGGGTCCACATAATTATACTGAGTGAACAATTAACTCTTAATTGGTCTTTGGTGGGAGTGTTattgtgtttgatttttgcgagacattttttttcctctttgtgAATTGGGATGGGGTACACATGCTCAGTAGAACATTGAAATCTAATTTTACTGCGTCGGTAACAGAATATTCACACTAATCCACTGCTCGAATGAGATTCAGGTTCTCAATCTTCAGGCTGTCTGTCTGCGAGCGCTGTTGCGAGGAAATCACTAGTGTACTGAATACTGTGTCATTTTTGTTTGGTACTCCTGGTGATTGTCGTTTCTGCATTTCAACATTCGTAAGGATTTAGCGGCAAGACCAGTGAAGCGTCACGTGTGCTAGTATTCTCTAGGCCTACttgtgcgcgtatgtgtgtttaGCGGCAAGAccagtgggggtgggggggtggggtggggggttaaCAACGAAACAAATTCTTAGAAACTTAATTAGATTTCCTCGTCATAAAACGAAATCGAAGATGTTCTCTGTTCTCAGATTAAATgtgttattttaaaaaaaaatcgataaAAACAGTttgttgtgtggtttttttttcttgtcaaGCTTTTTTTCCACGCAAAATGGATGTCGCTGAgcatttttcacacacaaaaagtgtttttgatttgttaaagtttaaaacaaaagtgtatatatataatgaATGCCTATAGACATAGTCTCCGACTAAAAGAAGACTGTCAACTTGAAATAGAATGTAGTCAAAGATCAAAAGTGCAGGTTGACCAAGACGTCTTCCCAACAGTGATTACAAAGTGAATCGAGCGAGATTCATTTTCACCACGTGTTGCACGAGCAAGAATCTGTTGCTCGGTGCCAGCCAATCagtcttctctctgtcttctcaaTCActgtggtggtggagggggtgtcaaggggggggggggggagtgaggggAGATAATCTTGGAACCCTCCAAGACAGGCTTGGAGTGCACAGTCACCACCACTAAGAGGCAATTCGATTCTCCTCCAATCTCAAGCCCctcattcttttttctgtgtgtgtgtgtgaggctgATGCCGCTCTGTGTCAGGCTGAAAAACATCTCTTCATTGAATGCTAAGAAGCCTGTGCGTGTGGCTGCCtcgagaggggagggggagggggaagtgGTGGAGAGAGGAGTagtagtagagagagagagagagagagagagagagagagagagagagagagcgagagagaaagagagagagagagagagagagagagagagttgaaatTACGGTATACTGCGGGCAGGAACGAAGGGACacgaaggaggaggaggaggacgggaagagagagagagagggagagagagagagagagagagagagagagagagggagagagagagagagagagagagagagagagagagaaagtcaggaACGGAAAAAGAGACAAGAGATATCTGATTAaaaaggacccccccccccccaaacaaaaaatCTGTGATGGCTAAATTGCGGACGGCGTCTCTTGGGGGGACAggtacaaggggggggggggacttttgCACGCGACAGACAGGGGAAGGGAGGGGCAGATTACTCAGGGGGCGACCACAGCTGCGCTCTCCATTTTTTTTCCACGCTCGAGACAAACGCATGTTTGATCAGTGAAGAAAAAGAGCAATGGACTCAAGATCTTTCATTCTGTTcagtgtttcttcttcttctttcaggctaaaagtcttttttttctctctttttttgtccaGGTCCGCAACAGCGCTGGTGGGGATGATTCACGTGTTGCGTCGTGAGCGTTTAAAAGACTCCAGGCCTAAAAGGATCAAGAAAGTTAAACAATGAAGCGGTTTGGAATCAGAGACTGATTGAGGCGCAAGGGTAAAGAAGTGAAGGAGAGTGGAGGAAGAAAGGGAGGAGGAACGGAATCTAGAGGACCTCTCTCTCTTGTAGCGGCTTTTGGAATCAGAGACTGGATGAAGCAAGCataagaaagagaagaaaagcgagagaaagagagaggaagaaaaggaGGAGGGACGAAATCTAAAGGACCTCTCTCTTCTAGCTTTTGAAATCAGAGACTGGGTGAAACTAGAAGACTTtgaagagtgagagaaagacaagagagagatagacagaaaacaaaggaggaggaggagggataAAATCCAAAGGATCTCCCTTTTCCAGGAACCAGGGAGCGAGGGAAGAAAATACAAAGAAGACcagaagagcgagagagaaggaATACAAGAAGGAGTCAAAgacagaaggagaaagaaggGAAGAAACAAAAGCCAGAGAACCTCTGTCCGGTAGCAATTGGAATCAGAGCCTAAGGTAACTGCAAACacgagaagagaaagagaaaagaaagaagaagaagctaggtTAGGGAAAGACACAATCAAGACAGCAAGAGATTCTCCCTCTCAagtgtttggaatcagaaaataaggCAAGcgcaaacaagaaaacaagagagagagagagaaagaagtgaggagaagaagaagaagaaggagtagAAGGAGAAAAAGGGACAAAACTCGGGAAAAACCTCTCCCCCCTCACGGGTCGGAGTCAGAGACCGAGTGAGGCAATTGCAAAGAAGAGAACAagagtgagagaaagtgagtaagaagaaaaagaaggaggaggaaCAAAATGGAGAGAATCTCTGTCCCTTCATTGCCTGACCCCTCCCTCCTCTATTTCTCGATGTAAAGAAGGCATTTAGCCGCGCCACCGTCACTCTTTATCGAGCGCGAAAGACAGTCGAATCCGGAGCAACACCCACTCCCACCACCATGTCCAaagacccctccccctccagtTCCCCATCCCCTACCCactctccctcccccaccccctccccctccgacAGGGGCTCAGAGTTATTGCCAAGCGAGACAACAGACCACAGCCGTGTGAATTTATTACCCGCGCAGCCACCGCGAACCCCGAGCACCCTGGATTCAACAGGCGATAGCCCGAGACTGGAGGGGCTTCAGTGTGACGCCGACCCCCTCCCccgtcaacaacaacaccgacaACATCCACACCAGGAACAGCAGCAACAAGTGCTTGGAGAGAGGAGCAACCCTTTTTgcagtcatcatcatcaccgttgtcgtcatcatcgttGTCGTCATCGTTGTCGTCATCGAAGTGGTGGTGTTGTGTCCCGTGTCGGACATCCGATGAAGAGGTTGCTGACGTGGGTCAAGACTTTTCTTCAAGGCGCACGTGCGCGGTTGCTATGGTCACGGCGTTGCGCGCGCTGTCAGTTCAGTTTCGTGCCCATCTCGGAGTCCTCTAACAATGACGTATCATCCAGTAGATCATTCCTCGTCAGTGAGAATGTAGACGACTGTGTCAGCAGCGATGTGACGGTAGAAGACTGCTGTCACGAACACCACGGTGAAGGACAATGTTGTCACGAACGCGATGTAGCAGAGTGCTGCTGTGATCATGTAGAGGGAGAGGATTTTCACGAAGAGAACAGGAAGGAATTGAGACACGGCAGAGTAAacggaggaggagaagaagagagagacagactggtGTCAgacgaaggagaagaagacgaagaggaGGGAgtggaagagagttccagaaaAGGCTCCCGGACAAGGAGAAAGCTGGACAGCGTCCTGAGGACATGCAGGAGAAGGATGAGCAGGGTGACCGCCGTCTCTCTCCTCTGGTCACTCCTGTCCCTCCTGGTCGCCGGCGCATGCGCATTTAGCTTCTACCACCCCAACTGGATCACGCATCCGGATCGCCTCCACTCCTTCGGACTTTTCACCCAGTGTGTGCGCGACCCCCAGTCTCCCCACCCCCGCGCTGTCTGTGTCGGGTACGGGACTGAAGGTCGGGTGGATCTGGGGAGCATCCCCGCTGGGGCGTGGCAAGCCTCAACTCTGTTGTTCGGGGCTGGGGCCGGTCTACAGTGTGTGGGAGCTGTGGTGACTTTCATGCTTCTGCTGCAGCCGGCTCATCCTTACGGTGGAGGGGGACATCGCGTGGCGCTGCTGTGCGGATACATGCAAACTCTGGCTGGTGAGTATAgcgggttgtttgtttgtttgtttggtttttcgtttgtttgtttgtctgtgtgtactgtgtgcgtgcgtgtgggtgtaatcgtgagtgtgtgtgtgtgtgtgtgtgtgtgtgtgtgtgtgcgtgcgtgtgtgtgtgtgtgggtgtgtgtgtgtgtgggtgtgtgggtgtgtgtgtgtgtgtgtgtgtgtgtgtgtagtgtgtgtgtgtgtgtgtgtgtgtgtgtgtgggtgtgtgtatgtgtttgtgtgtgtgtttcttaatGTTATAGTGTTGAGAGTTGTCCACTCTTTCTTTTGGATTGTGTTCATTTGTTGCTATTGTGTTTGCTTTCTCTCTTCTTATGTTATGCATCCCTATTCATCTTGTTCCTTGAATATGGCGAAATCTTCGCGACTTCAACATTCGgtggttttctttctttgtttctaatCTGTATTTGTCTGTTGTAGATTTGTTTATAAAATGCTTTTCCTGTGTTTACTTCTCATATACCGTGCACCAAacaatgtgtgttttttgtgtttttttcccccggGGGGAacgaattttttattttttattatccTAATCGAAGtttacgagagagagaaagagagagagagagagagagagagagagagagagagagagagagagagagagagagagagagaagcagatgTCCCCTccattattgaacaaaaaccGTAACACCGTAATCCTTTACAATACACGACAATACAATATTACTTTTTTTGTAATGTCAAACTGAGAAattcacgccccccccccccccaacaccccTTTAACACTCCATCATCCCTTCAAGCTGGCCCGAGTCGCGGACTGACCGGGACAGGTATAATAATCCAAGGATCAAGTTCTCGTACGAGTCGGCCCTCGCATCGATTATGtgtcacaggcaatatttttCCCACACCCTTTCACATCATAACACAATATACTGACCGCACGTGCTTAAAGGGACAGGGGTTGGTGGGAAGGAATTTATATCTAACGGGCGGAGAACCAAAACGTCGCTGCATAAAAGCTTCAGGACATGTGTGCGATGGTCGAGGGTCAAATGTCAAAGATGATAACAGATCGAGGTGATTTTTTTTTCGCAAACCTTTAACGTACAGCACACTTTTTGTTAGTGGTGATCACTCATATTTTTCTCGTTCTACAGTCATCATTTTGGGCTTCCTAATTTCTTATACCCATACGGAGCAATCGGAAataacgccccccccccccccctatgttccagtcttcctcttccttctctccccccctctctctctctcttcctcatcCCTCCCTCattttcttccccccccctctctctctctctctctctctctctctctctcttcccgaaATTCGTATTGGCAAGGCACATAGCGTCCAGAACGTTGGTGAAAAAAGACAAAGGTCAGTGCCACTTTAATGGATATAAAGAGACTTGCCTTGTTAGAATCGCACaactgtccacacacacacagctgtgaGACCGAGACattgagccccccccccccccccccccccccgctaccTCTTGGACGCTGTACGTGACAACATTGCCCATCAGTAGTCCAGCTCACGGTCGTCCATCGAGCGACGGTCAGGAggaattacagtggaacccccaatttaagactccctcctttttaagaccttgttttctcagattgtctgttcataacctcttcaaaattacccccattttaaaacttcctcctttttaagacccgattttctcaatttttttttgaggtcgtaaaaggggggttccactgtacttcgagggagagagtgagagaggggtggggtgaagaagagagggagagagagggagatacagagggacagagacagcgagagacagggacacagagagagacagcgacagataATGTTCTTGTTGCTGCCGATCTTTTTGACGCAGATGAAAGTTCCCAAAGACAGCccttttattctctctctctctattatatctctatctccctctcttcccccccTGCCTCCCTCTACCCaatctccttctccttctccctctcGTTCCAAAAACAGTATTGGCAAGACGCATACCGTCCGAATTATAGGCCCCCTAAAAAGGTCAAGGCTCCTTTAAATGCACGAACAGATTTATCCGAACTTGTTAGTCTTCGTGccactgttcacacacacacagctggcAAACAGACGACACTGAGCCCTAATTCCCTGGACAACAGAATGAAACCTGGCGCACGGTCACCGACCATTGATGGTCGCAAATCGAGCGGCTGTTTCGATTTAATGCTAGACACTTTTAAATGACGACCTTATGAGGATGCGAAAGGAACGAATGCCAGTGAATGTTTGTGCGGACTTCGGGTGCTACAAGTAAGACTGGATGGCTGCTGAACGGAGACTTTATAGTTCACTGAAGGAGACTTAAATAGATCGGGATTAGAACGGTTGTTtgcggtcgtgtgtgtgtgtgtgtgtgtgtgtgtgtttgcgtgcttgcatgtgtgtttgtgtttgtgtgtgtgtgtgtgtgtgtgtgtgtgtgtgtgtgtgtgtgtgtgtgtgtgtgtgtgtgtgtgtgtgtgtgtgtgtgtgtgtgtgtccgtctgtctgtctagctgccTGTCTGGctatttctgtctttttttttgttttggaaatattccttatatttacaaatcaaattttctacttaatatttgaaactcGAAAATTACGAACACTGATCCCTGACAAgttgtctttctaaaaatactaatacacattttcccaattaatattacgtgatttacaaaatttctcatctttttacaacaacttgtgtcttgatagccaaatattatatcctgcatcttaaaattaaccctcaatccagccttttcctctatccagttttctatcttcgtccaaaacaactttaccggtatgcactcataaaaaaaatgttcaacaaaatcaacttccgtccaacaaatacaacatctgttattctccctgacttgcattttacatattaataaaatatttgttggataTATGTTATGTAAGATTTTCCATTGCAATTCTCTTAACCTCACTTCTTTGGAAACATGGGCAAGTGTCCAAATTTCCTTATCTACTTGTACACCAaacttcctcaaccaaaaattatatacacaaggtttttctacagcagtatctacacttttcttttctatcatttttcgtatttggcttatttttatcatatacaggctaccatcaaacaattgcttatccatctggacaataatatgtttattttcaatccaaTTAATCCATACTTTGGGTAATGCGTTTATTAATGCCCAATAAtccaataaaatatttgcattattctttccaatttgtatatatacctctgctgctgacttCAATCTCTTTTCTTCCACTATAAACAAATCACTTACTAGTTCAATCCCAGCATTTTTCCAatacaaataaaacattttccctttataccgaatcaaatcattactccacaaaatctgtttataaaaattGTTTACATCAATCTTATCATGTTCCATCCTACGCTTGTAACTCAAATGTGTCCACACTACCCTCTGCCAAAATGGGCTTCCAATCATTGTCAAATTCA
Encoded proteins:
- the LOC138975790 gene encoding LHFPL tetraspan subfamily member 2 protein-like; its protein translation is MKRLLTWVKTFLQGARARLLWSRRCARCQFSFVPISESSNNDVSSSRSFLVSENVDDCVSSDVTVEDCCHEHHGEGQCCHERDVAECCCDHVEGEDFHEENRKELRHGRVNGGGEEERDRLVSDEGEEDEEEGVEESSRKGSRTRRKLDSVLRTCRRRMSRVTAVSLLWSLLSLLVAGACAFSFYHPNWITHPDRLHSFGLFTQCVRDPQSPHPRAVCVGYGTEGRVDLGSIPAGAWQASTLLFGAGAGLQCVGAVVTFMLLLQPAHPYGGGGHRVALLCGYMQTLAVLLLVSGLVMFPLGFSTSFFSYYCDSSGAFCVGHCRMGWSYVLAITATALAIFCPVLSNYTDVTFDKDGREEREAERDLVTDV